The following are from one region of the Rhipicephalus microplus isolate Deutch F79 chromosome 1, USDA_Rmic, whole genome shotgun sequence genome:
- the LOC119185900 gene encoding uncharacterized protein LOC119185900 — protein sequence MPRRKEYLNPGSASAIPYSTKTYLERSASSVQQSRRGLQQDTNVAGGSTAPTALRVLTQPPQTDVEGDCDSESAHEAAPSDEPQPSVGAEMTDEPQGDLGSFSSDDLLALTVNFVLEFGIPWKGVEALQKLIMHILERHDIPVTKYLFKKSVGAEIKAARLHFYCENCMTLLAVTSGDLAARNAVRVTCTVCGQRNSGPQMLRDGHFFITLPIAKLLSSLLAENDASTALHERLNSINESMSVDKDEMTDIIDGTLYRALRRELTSKNDITLTVNSDGSAVFKSSKFSVWPVQVMVNELPVYMRQKNVLVSALWYGQKHPDMTLLLNAFVEQMDGLSTSGITWKAGNETVHSKVYCFSCSADAPARAAMQHLTQFNGYYGCGWCLHPGAAVNGTVKYPVDTVSPDRTAEGTKEIMAKAAEAGRPVQGAKGITPLINLQHFNIIWGFTPDYMHCVLLGVARQMTEDWLSNVGEEYYIGAPQTVAVLDQRLCSIKPHSCMPRLPRSVSLRKYWKASEWQQWLLYFSLPCLEGLLPRQYLKHFALLVKGIALLLQDTVSLSDISVSTDCLVKFVVDMQFLYGEKNMTFNVHQLLHMAQSVLNQGPLWAHSCFAFESNIGQIKQLVTSAKGAPLQIVERLMMASNFRYLKASASPCTLKFLTKAGPSNSKGGLLLSKPRAVSDQLLHLVQDHVGNIVRGRVMEHDRVIVSPGVRFHSEQYSRPNKSDSTVLQIYLGTCLKLKHIVSIRDSSRNVRIFALSNKFLSRRAFGTEHIMKSEDANSQQLVELSASVVPCNYVEVNRKCFFQRISLKMLSGGC from the exons ATGCCTCGTAGAAAGGAATACCTAAACCCAGGCAGCGCCTCCGCCATCCCGTATTCAACGAAAACATATCTCGAAAGATCAGCCTCGAGCGTGCAACAATCACGTCGTGGACTGCAGCAGGACACAAATGTCGCTGGCGGGTCGACTGCTCCGACAGCACTTCGCGTACTGACGCAACCTCCGCAGACTGATGTTGAAGGCGACTGTGACTCTGAATCGGCACATGAAGCGGCCCCAAGTGACGAGCCGCAGCCTTCCGTTGGCGCAGAAATGACAGACGAGCCACAGGGAGATTTAGGGAGCTTCTCTAGTGACGATTTGCTGGCACTGACTGTCAATTTTGTCCTCGAATTTGGCATCCCTTGGAAGGGAGTCGAAGCACTCCAAAAGTTGATAATGCACATACTTGAACGACATGATATACCAGTTACTAAATATCTTTTCAAGAAGAGTGTCGGGGCAGAAATAAAAGCCGCCCGGTTACACTTCTACTGTGAAAACTGTATGACGCTCCTTGCCGTAACAAGTGGCGACCTTGCAGCGCGGAATGCAGTGCGGGTAACGTGCACCGTATGCGGGCAACGTAACAGTGGGCCGCAGATGCTACGCGATGGCCACTTTTTCATAACCCTGCCCATCGCAAAGTTGCTGTCTTCGTTACTTGCCGAGAATGATGCGAGCACTGCACTCCACGAAAGACTGAATTCAATAAACGAGAGTATGTCTGTCGACAAAGATGAAATGACAGACATAATAGATGGCACCTTATACAGGGCACTTAGGCGCGAATTGACATCAAAAAATGATATCACTCTCACTGTTAACAGTGATGGAAGCGCCGTGTTCAAGTCATCGAAGTTTTCTGTGTGGCCCGTTCAAGTGATGGTGAATGAACTCCCAGTGTACATGAGGCAGAAAAATGTGCTTGTGTCTGCTCTGTGGTATGGCCAGAAACATCCCGACATGACTCTCCTACTGAACGCATTTGTTGAACAAATGGACGGTTTGTCGACCAGTGGGATCACATGGAAGGCAGGCAACGAAACTGTGCATTCcaag GTGTACTGCTTCAGCTGCAGCGCTGATGCACCAGCACGGGCAGCCATGCAGCACCTAACCCAGTTTAATGGGTATTATGGCTGTGGATGGTGCTTGCATCCAGGGGCAGCTGTGAATG GAACTGTCAAGTATCCTGTGGACACTGTTTCACCTGACAGGACAGCAGAAGGCACAAAGGAAATCATGGCCAAGGCTGCTGAAGCTGGAAGACCAGTACAGGGAGCAAAAGGCATCACGCCTTTGATTAATCTTCAGCACTTTAATATAATCTGGGGCTTTACTCCAGATTATATGCATTGTGTGCTTCTAGGTGTGGCACGGCAGATGACGGAGGACTGGCTCTCTAATGTAGGCGAGGAATATTACATTGGGGCACCACAAACTGTGGCAGTATTAGATCAACGTTTGTGCTCTATAAAGCCGCATAGCTGTATGCCACGACTTCCCCGCTCAGTTTCTCTGAGAAAGTATTGGAAAGCCTCGGAGTGGCAGCAATGGCTACTGTATTTTTCATTGCCTTGTCTGGAAGGCCTACTTCCACGGCAGTATCTTAAACATTTTGCATTGCTTGTGAAAGGTATTGCCCTTCTTCTGCAGGACACAGTGTCCCTCAGTGACATTTCTGTAAGCACAGACTGCTTGGTAAAGTTTGTTGTCGACATGCAGTTTCTCTATGGAGAAAAAAACATGACTTTCAATGTACATCAATTGTTGCACATGGCTCAGAGTGTTCTGAACCAAGGACCTCTTTGGGCACATTCATGTTTTGCTTTTGAGTCTAACATTGGCCAAATTAAGCAGCTGGTCACATCAGCAAAAGGTGCCCCACTGCAGATTGTAGAGCGCTTAATGATGGCCAGCAACTTCAGGTATCTAAAGGCTTCAGCTAGCCCTTGCACTCTGAAGTTTTTGACAAAAGCTGGCCCATCAAATAGTAAAGGTGGTTTACTGCTCAGCAAACCCCGAGCTGTGTCTGACCAGCTGCTTCACCTTGTGCAGGACCATGTTGGCAACATCGTTAGGGGCCGTGTCATGGAACATGACCGAGTGATTGTATCACCGGGTGTTCGGTTTCACAGTGAGCAGTACTCAAGGCCGAACAAAAGTGACAGCACTGTATTGCAAATATATTTGGGAACGTGCTTGAAGTTGAAGCACATTGTTTCTATTAGGGATTCGTCAAGAAATGTAAGGATTTTTGCACTGTCAAACAAATTCTTGTCACGTCGTGCATTTGGCACTGAGCACATAATGAAATCAGAGGATGCGAATTCCCAACAGCTAGTGGAGCTGTCTGCCAGTGTTGTCCCTTGCAACTATGTAGAGGTCAATAGAAAGTGTTTTTTTCAGAGAATTTCTTTGAAAATGCTCTCTGGTGGTTGTTAA
- the LOC142814307 gene encoding BEN domain-containing protein 5-like — protein sequence MYAVVRFLDDHDKRLHVIHVHDIEKFDPKDTSDYDNRFVYSAYWRDPVDDTNTGLYNTQVLMLAESEDDARAKMRAKRLVIPKIPMQETTSDDDPDELVESQTKRKKAERKKQKNDRANAKKNMYDEILKKNLEKAHSGRKPRAQPRKGTDTPSDSGSSDSDELCPKSEILQMKKKKDVWKARTKALVVKELEKDRDMWKLRAEELQHDNQFLKQQVASLQRSLESKLFKLAVEQDRVPCSRGMLSAHSETDEGESFVGNLLIMDNMACSERVLPPCSSTAVEPEERTSTVGGEKNTTHPGPNGDFIYMEDGSFHLTKGVTISGVCAKKIFGNKKATLVVKDAAHAIWGSNVLASRSVTGTVGSRKRALGEQPKQPLTPEKLLVVSETLKHWGQQKDVNTADTEKNLPRILAEKIQDLLKSKVRKQMFDDQAQ from the exons ATGTACGCTGTTGTTCGTTTCCTGGACGATCACGACAAACGGTTACACGTCATTCACGTGCATGACATCGAGAAGTTTGATCCCAAAGACACCAGCGACTACGACAACCGCTTTGTTTACAGCGCGTACTGGCGAGACCCCGTGGATGACACAAACACTGGTTTGTACAACACGCAAGTCTTGATGCTGGCAG AAAGCGAAGATGACGCCCGCGCGAAAATGCGGGCCAAGAGGTTGGTGATACCAAAAATACCTATGCAAGAAACGACGTCAGATGATGATCCTGATGAGCTCGTGGAGtcccaaacaaaaagaaaaaaggctgAAAGAAAG AAACAAAAGAACGACAGAGCAAATGCTAAAAAAAACATGTATGACGAAATTCTTAAAAAGAATCTGGAAAAAGCGCACTCTGGGCGTAAACCTAGAGCACAG CCAAGGAAAGGGACAGACACTCCGTCGGACAGCGGGTCCTCCGATAGTGATGAATTGTGCCCAAAAAGTGAAATTCttcaaatgaagaagaagaaagacgTGTGGAAGGCGAGAACGAAGGCGCTGGTGGTTAAAGAGCTTGAGAAGGACAGAGACATGTGGAAATTGCGTGCTGAGGAGCTGCAGCACGACAACCAGTTTCTAAAGCAGCAGGTTGCAAGCCTGCAGAGATCCCTTGAAAGCAAGCTTTTCAAGC TTGCAGTAGAACAAGACCGGGTGCCTTGCAGTCGGGGCATGTTGTCAG CACATTCTGAGACAGATGAAGGAGAAAGCTTCGTCGGAA ATCTGTTGATTATGGACAACATGGCCTGCAGTGAACGTGTTCTCC CACCGTGCTCATCTACTGCTGTAGAACCAGAGGAAAGGACAAGCACTGTTGGTGGAGAAAAGAACACTACACATCCAG GCCCAAATGGAGATTTCATTTATATGGAAGATGGCTCT TTCCATTTGACGAAAGGCGTAACAATAAGTGGTGtgtgtgcaaaaaaaatatttgggAACAAGAAGGCTACCTTGGTGGTGAAGGATGCTGCCCACGCTATATGGGGAAGCAACGTTCTTGCATCTAGGAGCGTCACAGGGACCGTTGGCTCCAGGAAGAGAGCATTGGGGGAGCAGCCCAAGCAGCCGCTGACACCGGAGAAACTTCTTGTTGTGTCAG AAACACTCAAGCACTGGGGACAGCAGAAAGACGTCAACACTGCTGACACGGAAAAAAATCTGCCCAGGATCCTGGCTGAGAAGATCCAAGATCTCCTGAAATCGAAAGTGCGCAAGCAGATGTTTGACGATCAAGCACAATAA